A genomic segment from Flammeovirga pectinis encodes:
- the bglX gene encoding beta-glucosidase BglX encodes MNYRIKTASMYVILTILWSLGACTNRGTESHQLTDNNEEEFIENLLKKMSLNEKLGQLNQRGTSSREKGKLSEELKQSVRNGNIGSMLNVMNHGNLKELQKIAVEESPNGIPLLFARDVIHGFRTIFPIPLGQAASWDANGVKKAAEVAAKEASSQGIRWTFAPMIDISRDPRWGRIAESFGEDPYLTSVLGKASVDGFQGDLTKEYNIAACAKHFAGYGAAEGGRDYNATYIPEALLRQVYLDPFKNAVEAGALTFMAGFNELNGVPVSGNKWLLNDVLREEWNFDGTVVSDWNSVTEMIPHGYARDKKQAAVRAIEAGVDMEMTSDAYAENLEDLLKEKTIAMDKIDEAVRRILRVKYRLGLFDNPYADLKEISSLSKEHLAIAKAVATKSIVLLKNEKEILPLQKNQKIALIGPLADAPLDQLGTWIFDGKKEESITLLNAATTSKSNTIYFEKTLDYSRDKKKINFKKAIRKAKKADIIVLAVGEEAILSGEAHSRSTLKLPGVQEELLQELSELNKPIVLVLMAGRPIIVNHLLDKVDAVVMGWHAGTMAGPAIWDVLTGSTNPSGRLPITWPKATGQVPMYYNNTNTGRPATSESVVLIDDIPVEAWQSSLGNTSHYLEIGRLPQWPFGFGLSYSDVSYSALTVKSKIQWGETVNASVKIRNLGKYPTTETVQLYIQDEVAELVQPVKVLKGFQQIQLGVGEEKTIQFKLPMSDLSYIGPNMKPRVDAGRFKLWLAPNSGESNPYKHFELMEK; translated from the coding sequence ATGAATTATAGAATTAAAACTGCATCAATGTATGTTATATTAACTATACTTTGGAGCTTAGGAGCATGTACAAATCGAGGTACAGAATCGCATCAATTAACGGATAATAATGAAGAGGAGTTTATTGAAAACTTACTCAAAAAAATGTCTTTAAATGAGAAACTCGGACAACTAAACCAAAGAGGTACATCTAGTAGAGAAAAAGGTAAATTATCCGAAGAATTAAAACAATCTGTAAGAAATGGAAACATCGGTTCCATGCTTAATGTTATGAACCATGGTAATTTAAAAGAGTTACAAAAAATTGCAGTTGAAGAAAGTCCTAATGGCATTCCTTTGTTATTTGCCAGAGATGTAATTCATGGTTTTCGTACTATTTTTCCAATCCCGTTGGGTCAGGCGGCAAGTTGGGATGCTAACGGTGTCAAAAAAGCTGCAGAAGTTGCCGCAAAAGAAGCCAGTAGCCAAGGAATACGTTGGACTTTTGCACCGATGATTGATATTTCTAGAGACCCTAGATGGGGACGAATTGCAGAATCTTTTGGTGAAGACCCTTATCTTACTTCTGTTCTTGGAAAAGCAAGTGTTGATGGTTTTCAGGGTGATCTTACAAAAGAGTACAATATTGCCGCCTGTGCAAAACACTTTGCTGGTTACGGAGCAGCCGAAGGAGGTAGAGATTATAATGCTACTTACATTCCTGAAGCCCTGTTAAGACAAGTGTATTTAGATCCTTTTAAAAATGCCGTAGAGGCAGGTGCTTTAACTTTTATGGCTGGCTTTAATGAATTAAATGGAGTACCCGTTTCTGGAAATAAATGGTTATTAAATGATGTGCTTAGAGAGGAATGGAATTTTGATGGAACTGTTGTTAGTGATTGGAATTCTGTAACAGAAATGATTCCTCACGGGTATGCTCGCGATAAAAAACAAGCTGCCGTTAGAGCAATAGAAGCTGGGGTTGATATGGAAATGACTTCTGATGCGTATGCCGAAAACTTAGAAGATCTTTTAAAAGAGAAAACAATTGCAATGGACAAAATTGATGAAGCTGTCCGTCGTATTCTTAGAGTAAAATATAGACTAGGGCTGTTTGATAATCCTTATGCAGATCTTAAAGAAATCAGTTCGTTATCAAAAGAGCACCTTGCTATTGCTAAAGCCGTTGCTACTAAAAGTATTGTTCTACTAAAAAATGAAAAGGAAATTTTACCACTACAAAAAAATCAAAAAATAGCGTTAATTGGTCCTTTGGCCGATGCTCCTTTAGACCAATTAGGCACTTGGATATTTGATGGTAAAAAAGAAGAATCGATCACACTTTTAAATGCTGCAACTACTTCTAAATCAAATACTATCTATTTTGAGAAAACTCTAGATTATAGTCGTGATAAGAAAAAAATCAACTTTAAAAAAGCAATAAGAAAGGCTAAGAAAGCTGATATTATTGTGTTAGCAGTAGGAGAAGAAGCCATTTTATCTGGAGAAGCTCATTCAAGGTCTACCCTCAAATTACCTGGTGTTCAAGAAGAATTACTGCAAGAACTGTCAGAATTAAATAAACCAATTGTGCTTGTACTTATGGCTGGGCGTCCCATCATTGTGAATCATCTACTAGATAAGGTGGATGCAGTTGTAATGGGATGGCATGCAGGAACAATGGCTGGACCTGCAATTTGGGATGTGTTAACGGGTAGTACAAACCCTTCTGGAAGGTTACCTATTACATGGCCAAAAGCAACTGGGCAAGTACCAATGTATTACAATAACACCAACACAGGAAGACCAGCAACAAGTGAAAGTGTAGTTTTAATAGACGACATTCCTGTTGAGGCATGGCAATCTTCTTTAGGGAATACTTCACATTATCTAGAAATTGGAAGGCTACCACAATGGCCTTTTGGTTTTGGGTTAAGCTATAGTGATGTTAGTTATTCAGCATTAACTGTAAAAAGCAAAATACAATGGGGTGAGACTGTTAATGCCTCAGTAAAAATCAGAAACTTAGGAAAATATCCAACTACAGAAACTGTTCAACTTTATATTCAAGATGAAGTGGCAGAGCTAGTTCAACCTGTAAAAGTTTTAAAAGGGTTTCAGCAAATTCAGCTAGGTGTTGGTGAAGAAAAAACAATCCAATTTAAACTTCCAATGTCAGATCTATCATACATTGGCCCTAACATGAAACCAAGAGTTGATGCAGGGAGATTTAAACTTTGGTTAGCACCTAACTCTGGGGAAAGTAATCCATACAAGCACTTTGAATTAATGGAGAAATAG
- a CDS encoding T9SS type A sorting domain-containing protein — protein sequence MSKILLYLLIGISLNGFAQQKKITKNGSFVWLNKKIKIPENTRYIVTGSIHANGRTRIILGKNSTFYIKGSHTLKASNFKGNVCNAKTGKPNVKINNKHPKFLLKHCSGKNLPVELSDFEIQLHNENKIGLNWVTQMELNNSHFIIERSKDGKHYELVQDSIIGAGNSNTAIEYTFHDENPLKGKSFYRLTQVDFDNTKEIWVQSVYNGEEVIEESVNIYPNPAQYEMNVLLNTHENETPTFQLISTSTGQTVQSIPYKNDNPKYTFNISTIKAGNYVLVISVNGVVKHKEKVIIIGNKSRGNKKEKD from the coding sequence ATGAGTAAAATTTTACTTTATCTTCTCATTGGAATTAGTTTAAATGGATTTGCTCAGCAAAAGAAAATTACTAAAAATGGTTCTTTTGTTTGGTTAAATAAGAAGATTAAAATTCCTGAAAATACTAGATATATTGTTACTGGGTCAATACATGCAAATGGTAGAACAAGAATAATTCTGGGTAAAAATTCTACATTTTATATAAAAGGTAGTCATACATTAAAAGCATCAAATTTTAAAGGTAATGTTTGCAATGCGAAGACAGGTAAACCTAATGTCAAAATTAATAATAAACATCCTAAATTTTTACTAAAACACTGTTCTGGAAAAAACCTTCCTGTAGAATTATCAGACTTTGAGATCCAATTGCATAACGAGAATAAAATTGGATTGAATTGGGTAACTCAAATGGAATTAAATAACAGTCATTTCATAATTGAACGATCTAAAGATGGTAAACATTATGAATTGGTACAAGATTCCATTATTGGAGCGGGAAATTCAAATACAGCGATAGAATATACCTTCCATGATGAAAACCCATTAAAAGGAAAATCATTTTACAGATTAACACAAGTTGATTTCGATAATACAAAAGAGATTTGGGTACAAAGTGTATATAATGGAGAAGAAGTAATTGAAGAAAGTGTTAATATATATCCGAATCCAGCTCAATATGAAATGAATGTGTTACTGAATACTCATGAAAATGAAACACCTACTTTTCAATTAATAAGTACATCAACCGGACAGACTGTTCAGTCAATACCTTACAAAAATGATAACCCAAAATATACGTTCAATATTTCTACTATAAAAGCAGGGAATTATGTATTGGTCATCTCAGTTAATGGAGTAGTAAAGCACAAAGAAAAAGTAATTATTATAGGAAATAAAAGTAGAGGAAATAAGAAAGAAAAGGATTAG
- a CDS encoding sulfatase family protein: protein MNRILINLTVLSAFITLFGCAKNTHETTKAKQPNIIFIMSDDHATNAISAYGGRLAEQFPDLTPNIDRLANEGMIMQNTFCTNAICGPSRAAILTGKFSHVNGFFKNESGGDFDGTQQTFPKLLQTAGYQTAVIGKWHLGTAPTGFDYSKVMINHGGQGTYHNTVFLENGKDTVQENSFHSSRQVWEDAKKWLTGGRDQEKPFMLMYQFKAPHRPWTPDEQFQHVFDDVEIVEPETFNDTYEGKVAAGNTWQTIERNLNRKDLKVAPPHPEKMTKKEIAAWYKYGNNNEEPWSPSDELKGQALKKWKYQKYMKEYLGCVKGVDHYIGEMLNYLDENGLAENTIVIYTSDQGFYLGEHGWFDKRMMYEESFKMPFLIRYPNHIAPKTVSKKLAMNVDFAPTLLDFAGVDIPSDIQGRSIKSIVEGTEPENDWRDAVYYHYYEFPWWHHVLPHYGVRTERYKLIHFYYNPEIAKEQWREKDWELFDLEKDPNELYNLYEKAGYEEITQQLKTKLQAMQKEYKEDSQEDMMKKTDIRIGRVYEHAKYGK, encoded by the coding sequence ATGAATAGAATTCTTATCAACTTAACCGTATTATCTGCATTTATCACATTATTTGGTTGTGCTAAAAATACGCATGAAACAACTAAGGCTAAACAGCCAAACATAATTTTTATAATGAGTGATGACCATGCTACGAATGCAATTTCTGCATATGGAGGAAGGTTAGCAGAGCAGTTTCCAGACCTTACTCCAAACATAGATCGTTTGGCAAATGAGGGTATGATAATGCAAAATACTTTTTGTACTAATGCAATATGTGGTCCATCGAGAGCAGCAATATTAACAGGTAAATTTAGCCACGTAAATGGTTTCTTTAAAAACGAAAGTGGAGGAGATTTTGATGGTACTCAACAAACATTTCCAAAGCTATTACAAACAGCGGGTTACCAAACAGCGGTTATAGGTAAATGGCATTTAGGTACAGCACCCACTGGATTTGATTATTCTAAGGTAATGATTAACCATGGTGGACAAGGAACTTACCACAATACAGTATTTTTAGAAAATGGTAAAGATACTGTTCAAGAAAATTCGTTCCACTCATCAAGACAAGTTTGGGAAGATGCGAAGAAGTGGTTAACCGGTGGTAGAGATCAAGAGAAACCATTTATGTTGATGTATCAGTTTAAGGCACCTCATAGACCTTGGACACCAGATGAGCAATTTCAACATGTATTTGATGATGTAGAGATTGTAGAGCCAGAGACATTTAATGATACTTACGAAGGTAAAGTAGCGGCAGGTAATACGTGGCAAACTATAGAAAGAAATTTAAATAGAAAAGATTTAAAAGTTGCTCCTCCTCATCCTGAAAAAATGACGAAAAAGGAGATTGCAGCATGGTACAAATACGGTAATAACAACGAAGAACCTTGGTCGCCAAGTGATGAACTTAAAGGGCAAGCACTTAAAAAATGGAAGTACCAAAAGTACATGAAAGAATACTTAGGGTGTGTGAAAGGTGTTGACCATTATATTGGTGAAATGTTAAACTATTTAGATGAAAATGGATTAGCGGAAAACACAATTGTAATTTATACTTCTGACCAAGGTTTCTATTTAGGAGAGCACGGTTGGTTTGATAAACGAATGATGTATGAGGAGTCTTTTAAGATGCCTTTCTTAATTCGTTACCCAAATCATATTGCACCAAAAACGGTTTCAAAAAAGTTAGCAATGAACGTAGATTTTGCACCAACACTTTTAGATTTCGCAGGTGTAGATATTCCTTCAGATATTCAGGGTAGAAGTATTAAATCAATAGTTGAGGGTACAGAACCAGAGAACGATTGGAGAGATGCTGTATACTACCATTATTATGAGTTCCCTTGGTGGCACCATGTTTTACCTCATTATGGGGTAAGAACAGAAAGATATAAACTGATTCATTTCTACTATAATCCTGAAATTGCAAAAGAGCAATGGAGAGAAAAAGATTGGGAGTTATTTGATCTAGAGAAAGATCCAAATGAGTTATATAACCTATATGAAAAAGCAGGTTATGAAGAGATAACACAACAATTAAAAACCAAATTGCAAGCAATGCAAAAGGAGTACAAGGAGGATTCTCAAGAAGATATGATGAAGAAAACAGACATCCGTATTGGTAGAGTGTACGAACACGCAAAATATGGAAAATAA
- a CDS encoding sulfatase-like hydrolase/transferase, translating into MRTFLFYFFFLQVVSLSFAQEKQPNIVWISFEDTGIYLPSYGDSTAQLPIINQLAKESAIYRNAFSTAGVCAPSRSAIITGMYPSTIGTSHMRTGRDITGIGSRKYRKNKNVVDRENNNVREYSAVVPWMVKCFPEYLRANGYYTTNNAKTDYQFAAPFTAWDENDGKAHWRNRADGQPFFAVFNFNETHESKIWKNKHLPLTVAKEDVPVPPYYIDNDTTRTDLARMYSNLELLDKRVGQIIHQLKEDGLYDNTIIFFFSDHGGPLPRQKREVIASGLHVPFFIKYPKGANSGKTDQLINFIDLAPTVLEMTGIEVPKHIQGQSILSTTRKYSFAARDRMDEFTSARRSVTDGKYLYVKYLFPIPSNYQDIQYRMQVPIMENLKNAYLNGELNQIQAAWFSPLQEEEQLFDLENDPYETHNLIHHPKAKAEVKRFRKQLAKWQKQTPDICIQPEAEMISAMWPNNQQPTTAKVEASIKANLLTLNCATQGASIGYQIDGGKWKLYTTSIAINKASKIEVKAIRIGFKEAIVSTVNLVN; encoded by the coding sequence ATGAGAACATTTTTATTTTACTTCTTCTTCTTACAAGTAGTTTCCCTTTCGTTTGCTCAAGAAAAGCAACCAAATATTGTATGGATTTCTTTTGAAGATACAGGTATCTATTTACCTTCTTATGGAGATAGTACCGCGCAACTACCCATAATAAATCAGTTGGCTAAAGAGAGTGCCATTTATAGGAATGCATTTTCTACTGCTGGTGTATGTGCACCTAGTAGAAGTGCAATTATTACAGGAATGTATCCAAGTACAATTGGGACTAGTCATATGCGAACAGGTAGAGATATTACGGGCATTGGAAGTAGAAAATATAGAAAGAATAAAAATGTTGTAGATAGAGAAAATAATAATGTTAGAGAGTACAGTGCAGTAGTTCCTTGGATGGTGAAATGTTTTCCAGAATATTTAAGAGCTAACGGCTATTATACTACAAATAATGCAAAAACAGATTATCAATTTGCAGCTCCATTTACTGCTTGGGACGAAAACGATGGTAAGGCACATTGGAGAAATAGAGCCGATGGGCAGCCGTTCTTTGCCGTTTTTAATTTTAATGAAACACACGAATCTAAGATTTGGAAAAATAAGCACCTGCCACTAACTGTAGCAAAAGAAGATGTACCTGTTCCTCCTTATTATATTGATAACGATACTACTCGTACAGATTTAGCAAGAATGTATAGTAATTTAGAACTTTTAGATAAACGTGTTGGTCAAATTATTCATCAATTAAAAGAGGATGGATTATATGATAATACAATTATATTCTTCTTCTCTGATCATGGTGGACCACTACCTCGACAGAAAAGAGAAGTTATTGCTTCTGGTTTACATGTCCCGTTCTTTATTAAATATCCTAAAGGAGCAAATAGTGGTAAAACAGATCAACTGATTAATTTTATAGACCTTGCTCCTACCGTTTTAGAGATGACTGGAATTGAAGTTCCAAAACATATTCAAGGGCAAAGTATTTTAAGTACGACAAGAAAATATTCTTTTGCTGCTAGAGATAGAATGGACGAATTTACTTCTGCAAGAAGAAGCGTTACCGATGGAAAATATTTGTATGTAAAATACCTCTTCCCTATTCCTTCAAACTATCAAGATATTCAATACAGAATGCAAGTACCGATTATGGAAAACCTTAAAAATGCGTACTTAAATGGAGAATTAAATCAAATACAAGCAGCATGGTTTAGTCCTTTACAAGAGGAAGAACAGCTCTTCGATTTAGAAAATGATCCATACGAAACGCATAACTTAATTCATCATCCTAAAGCTAAAGCAGAAGTTAAGCGTTTTAGAAAACAACTAGCAAAATGGCAAAAACAAACTCCCGATATATGTATTCAACCAGAAGCTGAAATGATCTCAGCAATGTGGCCAAATAATCAACAACCTACTACTGCTAAAGTAGAAGCGAGCATTAAAGCTAATCTTCTCACCTTAAACTGTGCTACTCAAGGGGCATCAATTGGGTATCAAATAGATGGTGGTAAATGGAAACTTTACACCACATCTATTGCTATAAATAAGGCATCAAAAATTGAAGTAAAAGCTATTCGTATTGGCTTTAAAGAAGCTATAGTTTCAACGGTTAATCTCGTAAATTAA
- a CDS encoding sulfatase, with protein sequence MKSVFNIVLFLFVSLHCFGQKERPNVVFILADDLGINALGCYGNQFVEAPAIDQLAKEGVRFTNAYSNDPTCAPSRASIMTGQYVPRHKIYRVSDRHKKEQKTLQHMQFLPPENNKPNGKGVGLSLDKVLIPEALKENGYATAGFGKWHLGTKELSMQNQGFNEAIETKKHYNFTQFPTQTDVLENEYNADYTTKKGIAFMEKQVNNNTPFFLFLPYYLVHKPLEPKPETYAHFKEKYNFDEETTKVLAMIKNLDESVAKVLSSIKELGIEDNTLIIFASDNGHYKTNHEMFTQPYRGYKGNTLEGGIRVPYIMKFAKKIKENQVSTSPIIHVDIYPTILSFTNTNLPKNHELDGVSLLPIITGKKEFLADRKLIWQYTNYARYNAKNNTFKTEWVNVIQYKGYKMTEYVESNTYTLFDLTTDPYEQHEISSISPKKIKELSALLQKWKKDTNAEIPRVNPAYLTPIH encoded by the coding sequence ATGAAATCAGTTTTTAATATTGTTCTATTTCTTTTCGTATCCTTACATTGTTTTGGTCAAAAAGAACGTCCAAATGTTGTCTTTATTTTAGCAGATGATTTAGGTATAAATGCATTAGGGTGTTATGGCAATCAATTTGTAGAGGCTCCAGCAATAGATCAATTGGCTAAAGAAGGTGTCCGATTTACAAATGCCTACTCCAACGATCCTACTTGTGCCCCATCTAGAGCTTCTATTATGACAGGTCAGTATGTTCCTCGTCATAAAATATATAGAGTTTCTGACCGACATAAAAAAGAGCAGAAAACACTCCAACACATGCAGTTTCTACCTCCAGAAAACAATAAACCGAATGGGAAAGGGGTTGGTTTAAGTTTAGATAAAGTATTAATTCCAGAAGCATTAAAAGAAAATGGTTACGCAACTGCTGGCTTTGGAAAGTGGCACCTCGGTACCAAAGAATTAAGTATGCAAAACCAAGGTTTTAATGAAGCCATTGAAACAAAAAAGCATTATAACTTTACGCAATTCCCTACCCAAACCGATGTATTAGAAAATGAATATAATGCCGATTATACTACAAAAAAAGGTATTGCCTTTATGGAGAAACAAGTTAATAACAACACTCCATTTTTCTTGTTTTTACCTTATTATTTAGTGCACAAACCCTTAGAACCAAAGCCAGAAACTTATGCCCATTTTAAAGAAAAATACAACTTTGATGAAGAAACAACTAAAGTTTTGGCAATGATAAAAAACCTAGATGAAAGTGTTGCTAAGGTGCTTTCGTCTATTAAAGAGTTAGGTATTGAAGACAATACTTTAATAATTTTCGCTTCAGATAATGGACATTATAAAACAAATCATGAAATGTTTACACAACCTTACCGAGGTTATAAAGGCAATACATTAGAAGGTGGTATTCGAGTACCTTACATCATGAAATTTGCTAAGAAAATTAAGGAAAATCAGGTTTCTACTTCTCCAATAATCCATGTAGATATTTACCCTACTATCTTATCGTTTACAAACACAAATCTACCAAAGAATCATGAGTTAGATGGCGTTAGCTTATTGCCTATTATAACAGGTAAAAAAGAATTTCTTGCGGATAGAAAACTTATTTGGCAGTACACAAATTACGCGCGTTACAACGCAAAAAATAATACGTTTAAAACTGAATGGGTGAATGTAATTCAATATAAAGGATATAAAATGACAGAATATGTGGAAAGCAATACCTATACATTATTTGATTTAACCACAGACCCTTATGAACAACATGAAATAAGTAGTATTTCGCCCAAAAAAATAAAAGAATTAAGTGCACTTCTTCAAAAATGGAAAAAGGATACAAATGCAGAAATACCAAGAGTTAACCCTGCTTACCTCACTCCTATCCATTAA
- a CDS encoding glycoside hydrolase family 3 protein, producing the protein MKKTLKNMSLEQKIGQLFQVAAFSNRDKKHEEEILTLIEKYHLGGLTFFQGEPLKQVELTNKYQSKSSVPLFINIDAEWGLAMRLQGTTQFPYQMALGAIKDDTLILKMAHKIGEHCKRIGVCSPLAPVVDVNNNPKNPVINYRSFGEDKIKVANKGIAYMKGLQSAHVLDNAKHFPGHGDTATDSHLDLPRLTHSSERLNAIELYPFKELIKNGLSSIMTAHLEIPVWDNRENMPTTLSNKILSSILFDQLNFKGLAITDAMDMQGITKYYADGDADVMAILAGNHIITNSRSVPKGVEKIKQALLNGELSEKQLDVIVTNLLAMKKWVGLDQAKRISTENLSTDLNDEESKQLNKVLAEASITYLGKAPLQPLNKDKTIYLKLVGEQQTKSTREQVAHHLKEIKKEETNTLLSGLNALEVTTLTWNESEGEASLKKILEKAQGYERVILSIHGINIKPFNHFDLPEIIRKQVLDILSKNQTTVLFFGNAYGLDEIENIENAKEVIVTYQDSEFMQEAVLRVLKGELNCIGELPVSLKKLS; encoded by the coding sequence GTGAAAAAAACACTCAAAAATATGTCTTTAGAACAGAAAATTGGCCAACTTTTTCAAGTAGCTGCTTTTTCTAATAGAGATAAAAAACATGAAGAAGAAATTCTTACTTTAATAGAGAAATATCATTTAGGAGGACTAACATTTTTTCAGGGTGAACCATTAAAACAGGTAGAATTAACCAATAAATATCAGTCTAAAAGTAGTGTGCCTCTGTTTATAAATATAGATGCAGAATGGGGGTTAGCCATGCGATTACAAGGTACAACACAGTTCCCGTATCAGATGGCTTTAGGAGCAATTAAAGACGATACCTTAATTTTAAAAATGGCGCATAAAATAGGTGAGCATTGTAAAAGAATAGGTGTTTGTTCTCCTTTGGCACCTGTTGTAGATGTAAATAACAATCCTAAAAATCCTGTAATTAATTATCGTTCTTTTGGTGAAGATAAAATAAAAGTAGCAAATAAAGGAATCGCTTACATGAAGGGTTTACAGTCGGCACATGTGCTAGATAATGCCAAACACTTTCCGGGACATGGTGATACCGCTACAGATTCACATTTAGATTTGCCACGTTTAACACATTCTTCTGAGCGTTTGAATGCTATTGAATTATACCCTTTTAAGGAACTCATAAAGAACGGTTTAAGTAGTATAATGACGGCACATCTAGAAATTCCGGTATGGGATAATAGAGAAAATATGCCTACAACATTGTCCAATAAAATTCTTTCTTCTATCCTTTTTGATCAATTAAATTTTAAAGGATTGGCAATTACTGATGCCATGGATATGCAAGGAATTACGAAATATTATGCGGACGGTGATGCAGATGTAATGGCAATTTTGGCTGGAAATCATATAATAACAAATAGTAGAAGTGTTCCAAAAGGAGTTGAAAAGATAAAGCAAGCACTCCTTAATGGTGAGCTATCTGAAAAGCAATTAGATGTGATTGTAACTAATTTATTGGCCATGAAAAAGTGGGTAGGATTGGATCAAGCTAAAAGAATAAGCACAGAAAACTTATCTACTGATTTAAATGATGAAGAAAGTAAACAACTCAATAAAGTATTGGCAGAGGCATCCATCACTTATTTAGGAAAAGCACCTTTGCAACCTCTAAATAAAGATAAAACAATCTACTTGAAGTTAGTAGGTGAACAACAAACAAAAAGTACGAGAGAACAAGTAGCTCATCATCTAAAAGAAATAAAAAAAGAAGAGACGAATACATTATTATCAGGTTTAAATGCGTTAGAAGTAACTACTTTAACTTGGAATGAAAGCGAGGGGGAAGCATCATTAAAGAAAATATTAGAAAAAGCACAAGGTTATGAGAGGGTAATTCTGAGTATTCATGGAATTAATATTAAGCCTTTTAACCATTTTGATCTCCCTGAGATAATAAGGAAACAAGTGTTAGACATTCTATCTAAGAATCAGACAACAGTACTCTTTTTTGGTAATGCGTATGGACTAGATGAAATTGAAAATATTGAAAATGCGAAAGAAGTAATAGTTACTTATCAAGATTCTGAGTTTATGCAAGAAGCCGTTCTTCGTGTTTTAAAAGGAGAATTAAATTGTATTGGAGAGTTGCCTGTGAGCCTTAAAAAATTGTCATAA
- a CDS encoding macro domain-containing protein, with the protein MEHNKATYYIGGSKFNLIYDDITQVPSDAIVSSDDEMITMGGGVSATIRRNGGPYIQEDAQKHTDLSLGDVVVSSAGTLQMKYVFHAITINYQKEEFLDEEALKSIMDNVLSLSKALKIKRISLPAIGTGAARFSFTEAVKIITQSIASFLQQNECIEAFNLCLLKDDDVTKEKVNELFEESVSYFSISQQNNTIKNLLVEANESLKVQEKVDVALVKKLEDGFARIDEIEQAKGNVILPNSIPNLLEDLGFLHELLHSVNTNKHRIEQLKEDKNVLEQKMNYQRTALRHYELEKAKYGGEMVPFRLLMQIEDVEKEIDMTEKSINENNEELKSYIEVARLK; encoded by the coding sequence ATGGAACATAACAAAGCAACATACTATATAGGTGGATCAAAATTTAATTTGATCTATGACGATATCACTCAGGTACCATCGGATGCTATTGTGAGTTCTGACGATGAAATGATTACAATGGGTGGTGGAGTTTCTGCCACTATCCGTAGAAATGGAGGTCCATATATTCAAGAAGATGCCCAAAAACATACCGATCTTTCTTTAGGTGATGTAGTGGTTTCTTCGGCAGGTACATTACAGATGAAATATGTTTTCCATGCCATAACAATAAACTATCAGAAAGAAGAATTTCTTGATGAGGAGGCACTAAAATCTATTATGGATAATGTACTCTCTTTAAGTAAAGCACTTAAAATAAAAAGGATTTCATTGCCTGCAATTGGAACAGGTGCTGCGCGTTTTAGTTTTACAGAAGCAGTTAAGATTATTACACAATCTATCGCATCATTTTTACAACAAAACGAGTGTATAGAAGCCTTTAATTTATGCCTTCTAAAAGATGATGACGTAACCAAGGAAAAGGTGAATGAGTTATTTGAAGAATCTGTAAGTTACTTTTCTATCTCTCAGCAGAATAATACAATTAAAAACTTATTGGTAGAAGCCAATGAATCGTTAAAAGTACAAGAGAAAGTAGATGTTGCTTTAGTGAAAAAGCTTGAGGATGGCTTTGCAAGAATTGATGAAATTGAGCAAGCAAAGGGTAACGTGATTCTGCCTAATTCTATTCCTAATCTATTAGAAGATTTAGGTTTTCTACACGAACTATTGCATTCTGTAAATACAAATAAACACAGAATAGAGCAGTTGAAAGAAGATAAAAACGTGTTAGAACAGAAAATGAACTACCAAAGAACTGCGTTAAGACATTATGAATTAGAAAAAGCAAAGTATGGTGGTGAGATGGTTCCTTTTAGATTATTGATGCAAATTGAAGATGTTGAAAAGGAAATTGACATGACTGAAAAAAGCATAAATGAGAATAATGAAGAATTAAAATCTTATATTGAAGTAGCACGTTTGAAATAA